A single region of the Agromyces sp. Leaf222 genome encodes:
- a CDS encoding FAD-binding oxidoreductase: MPLDVLSALTDALGARVSTAPADLDAVREDRSGWRGASRALAVVHAASVDDVQAVMRIAHSTSTPVVVRGAGTGLAGGAIASAGCLVLDLSGLNRILEVSEADEFAVVEAGVLNGDLADTVAPLGLWYAPDPASRAISSIGGNIATNAGGLLCAKYGVTRESVLALAVVLADGRLLRTGHRTVKGVTGYDLTALLTGSEGTLGIIVEATVRLRPLPGGEVVTIAAAFPDVEAAAAASAAVTASRVRPAMLELMDSAGIARVADHLGADALAGTPLATLAPGEAFLLAQTDQAGAGAEADSIATTFAEAGGRVSRSTDAASGERLVAIRRAWHGALAARGRVLIEDVAVPRSRLPEMFRAIERIGAEHGLEIPTLAHAGDGNLHPNFVFDGDPGEVPEHVWAAADAMFREAVALGGTLTGEHGVGVLKRRWLADELGEDQYDLQRGIKALFDPTGILNPGVMFEETEMTPTTPEERR; encoded by the coding sequence ATGCCGCTCGACGTCCTCTCCGCGCTCACCGACGCCCTCGGCGCCCGGGTCTCGACGGCGCCCGCCGACCTCGATGCCGTGCGCGAAGACCGTTCGGGCTGGCGCGGCGCGAGCCGGGCGCTCGCCGTCGTGCACGCGGCATCCGTCGACGACGTGCAGGCCGTCATGCGCATCGCGCACTCGACGTCGACGCCGGTGGTCGTGCGCGGCGCGGGCACCGGCCTCGCGGGCGGCGCGATCGCGAGTGCGGGATGCCTCGTGCTCGACCTCTCGGGCCTGAACCGCATCCTCGAGGTCTCGGAGGCCGACGAGTTCGCGGTCGTCGAGGCCGGCGTGCTGAACGGCGACCTCGCCGACACCGTCGCGCCCCTCGGCCTCTGGTATGCGCCAGACCCCGCGAGCCGCGCGATCTCGTCGATCGGCGGCAACATCGCGACGAACGCCGGCGGACTGCTCTGCGCGAAGTACGGCGTCACGCGCGAGTCGGTGCTCGCGCTCGCCGTGGTGCTCGCCGACGGGCGGCTGCTGCGCACCGGCCATCGCACGGTCAAGGGAGTCACCGGCTACGACCTCACGGCACTGCTCACCGGCTCCGAGGGCACGCTCGGCATCATCGTCGAGGCCACGGTGCGCCTGAGGCCGCTTCCTGGCGGCGAGGTCGTCACGATCGCGGCGGCGTTCCCCGACGTCGAGGCGGCGGCCGCGGCATCCGCCGCCGTCACGGCCTCGCGCGTGCGGCCCGCGATGCTCGAGCTCATGGATTCCGCCGGCATCGCGCGCGTGGCCGACCACCTCGGTGCCGACGCCCTCGCCGGAACCCCGCTCGCGACCCTCGCTCCGGGCGAGGCATTCCTGCTGGCCCAGACCGACCAGGCCGGCGCCGGCGCCGAGGCCGACTCGATCGCCACGACCTTCGCCGAGGCCGGCGGTCGCGTGAGCCGGTCGACGGATGCCGCGTCGGGCGAGCGGCTCGTCGCGATCCGTCGTGCGTGGCACGGCGCGCTCGCTGCGCGTGGGCGGGTGCTCATCGAAGACGTGGCGGTGCCGCGCTCGCGCCTGCCCGAGATGTTCCGGGCGATCGAGCGCATCGGCGCCGAGCACGGTCTCGAGATCCCGACCCTGGCGCACGCCGGCGACGGAAACCTGCACCCGAACTTCGTGTTCGACGGCGACCCCGGCGAGGTGCCCGAGCACGTGTGGGCCGCGGCCGACGCGATGTTCCGCGAGGCGGTGGCGCTCGGCGGCACGCTCACGGGCGAGCACGGCGTCGGCGTGCTGAAGCGGCGCTGGCTCGCCGACGAACTGGGCGAAGACCAGTACGACCTGCAGCGCGGCATCAAGGCGCTGTTCGACCCGACCGGCATCCTGAATCCCGGCGTGATGTTCGAGGAGACCGAGATGACGCCCACGACCCCCGAGGAGCGCCGATGA
- a CDS encoding AlkA N-terminal domain-containing protein, with the protein MPSSTVAPRPLSHTSVADPEFSERYRAMQARDARFDGQFITGVHSTGIYCRPSCPAVAPKPTNVTFYLTAAAAHEAGLRACKRCLPDAVPGSPEWNLRDDLAARAMRLIADGVVERDGVPGLAARLGYTPRHLTRVLTAELGAGPLALARAHRAQTARALLTSTSLPVADVAFASGFGSIRQFNDTIREVYERSPLEVRAAARVHERAAGGGDRPASSGSVDLTRPGPNGIVVVAGAEPAAGADPGAGVVRLRLPARPPFDAAGVFGWLAARTVTGVEASTLTADGAPRFRRTLRLPGGPALVAFAPGGDAGSPSIEIEARLTGLADLPPLVARVRRLFDLDADALAIDGALAAEPAFAASVAAVPGIRVPGCLDPHELVFRALIGQQISVAAARTALGRLATELGERVAGDEALGLLFPDAAAIAEHGADVLRGPAARIRTIVDVAARLASGDLVVSSDRERHDLEARLLEIPGIGPWTAGYVAMRVTGAPDVLLTGDLALRNGAANLGLPREPRELAAYGARWAPWRSYASMHLWRSA; encoded by the coding sequence ATGCCCAGTTCCACCGTCGCCCCGCGGCCGCTCAGCCACACGTCGGTCGCCGACCCCGAGTTCTCCGAGCGCTACCGCGCCATGCAGGCCCGCGACGCCCGGTTCGACGGGCAGTTCATCACCGGCGTGCACTCCACCGGCATCTACTGCCGTCCGAGCTGCCCCGCGGTCGCGCCGAAGCCCACGAACGTGACCTTCTACCTCACCGCGGCCGCGGCGCACGAGGCGGGCCTCCGCGCGTGCAAGCGCTGCCTGCCCGACGCCGTGCCTGGCTCCCCCGAGTGGAATCTGCGCGACGACCTCGCGGCGCGCGCCATGCGACTCATCGCCGACGGCGTCGTCGAGCGCGACGGGGTTCCCGGGCTCGCCGCACGCCTCGGCTACACGCCCCGCCACCTCACGCGCGTGCTCACCGCCGAACTCGGCGCTGGCCCGCTCGCCCTCGCCCGCGCGCACCGGGCGCAGACCGCGCGGGCGCTGCTCACCTCGACCTCGCTGCCGGTGGCCGATGTCGCGTTCGCGTCGGGGTTCGGCAGCATCCGCCAGTTCAACGACACGATCCGCGAGGTCTACGAGCGCAGTCCCCTCGAGGTGCGGGCGGCGGCGCGCGTGCACGAGCGAGCTGCTGGGGGCGGCGATCGGCCGGCATCCTCTGGCTCCGTCGACCTCACCAGACCCGGCCCGAACGGCATCGTCGTCGTTGCGGGCGCCGAGCCTGCTGCGGGCGCCGACCCGGGCGCGGGCGTCGTGCGCCTGCGTCTGCCCGCCCGCCCGCCGTTCGACGCGGCCGGCGTGTTCGGTTGGCTCGCGGCGCGCACGGTCACGGGCGTCGAGGCGTCGACCCTGACGGCTGACGGTGCGCCGAGGTTCCGGCGCACCCTGCGACTGCCCGGCGGGCCCGCGCTCGTCGCGTTCGCCCCGGGCGGCGACGCCGGCTCGCCCAGCATCGAGATCGAGGCCCGCCTCACGGGCCTCGCCGACCTTCCGCCGCTCGTGGCGAGGGTGCGGCGCCTCTTCGACCTCGACGCCGATGCCCTCGCGATCGACGGCGCCCTCGCGGCGGAGCCCGCGTTCGCGGCCTCGGTCGCCGCCGTGCCCGGCATCCGCGTGCCCGGATGCCTCGACCCGCACGAGCTGGTGTTCCGGGCGCTCATCGGGCAGCAGATCTCGGTCGCCGCGGCGCGCACCGCCCTCGGTCGACTCGCCACCGAACTCGGCGAGCGCGTCGCGGGCGACGAGGCGTTGGGCTTGCTGTTCCCCGACGCGGCGGCAATCGCCGAACACGGCGCCGACGTGCTGCGCGGGCCGGCGGCACGCATCCGCACCATCGTCGACGTCGCGGCCCGTCTCGCGTCGGGCGACCTCGTCGTCTCGTCCGATCGCGAGCGACACGACCTCGAGGCTCGCCTGCTCGAGATCCCCGGCATCGGCCCGTGGACCGCAGGCTACGTCGCCATGCGCGTCACGGGTGCACCCGATGTGCTGCTCACCGGCGACCTCGCGCTCCGCAATGGCGCCGCGAACCTCGGACTCCCCCGCGAACCGCGCGAACTCGCCGCCTACGGCGCCCGCTGGGCGCCCTGGCGCAGCTATGCATCGATGCACCTGTGGCGCTCCGCCTGA
- a CDS encoding FadR/GntR family transcriptional regulator has translation MAVTDEAILKIKEMILAGELAPGDRLPPEKELSDRLGLSRSSLREAVKALEVIRVLDVRRGDGTYVTSLEPRLLLEAMSFVVDLHDDQSVLEIFAVRRILEPAAASLAARNADAETIERLRGVVTSVDEATDVEGLVTHDLEFHRGIAEATGNAYLASLIDSLSGHTVRARVWRGITEENAVDRTLHEHHAILDAIGAGDADLAQALTVVHVSGVEQWLRSAL, from the coding sequence ATGGCGGTCACCGATGAAGCAATCCTGAAGATCAAGGAGATGATCCTCGCCGGCGAGCTCGCGCCCGGAGATCGCCTCCCACCCGAGAAGGAGCTCAGCGACCGGCTCGGACTCTCCCGCTCGTCGCTCCGCGAGGCCGTCAAGGCACTCGAGGTCATCCGCGTGCTCGACGTGCGCCGTGGCGACGGCACGTACGTCACGAGCCTCGAGCCGCGCCTGCTCCTCGAGGCGATGTCCTTCGTCGTCGACCTGCACGACGACCAGTCGGTGCTCGAGATCTTCGCGGTTCGCCGCATCCTCGAGCCCGCCGCAGCGTCGCTCGCCGCCCGAAATGCCGACGCCGAGACCATCGAACGCCTGCGCGGGGTGGTCACGAGCGTCGACGAGGCGACCGATGTCGAGGGCCTCGTGACGCACGACCTCGAGTTCCACCGCGGCATCGCCGAAGCGACCGGCAACGCCTACCTGGCGAGCCTCATCGACTCGCTCTCGGGGCACACCGTGCGCGCGCGAGTCTGGCGCGGCATCACCGAAGAGAACGCGGTCGACCGCACCCTGCACGAGCACCACGCGATCCTCGACGCGATCGGGGCGGGCGACGCCGACCTCGCGCAGGCGCTCACCGTCGTGCACGTCAGCGGCGTCGAGCAGTGGCTGCGTTCGGCCCTCTGA
- a CDS encoding ABC transporter substrate-binding protein, with the protein MFKKRMVGAVVGAAITALVLAGCASDGGDSGSGSDGGSGDKPYVALVSKGFQHQFWQAVKAGAEQAADEFDVEITFEGPDTEADVDQQIQMLQTALDKSPAAIGFAALDSQAAGPLLQQAKDSNIPVIAFDSGVDSDIPLTTAATDNLAAAAEAAKHMAEAVDHKGKVALVVHDQTSVTGQERRDGFVQYMEDNEPDIEIVDIQYGGGDQAKSADLAKAIIAANPDLAGIYGSNEGSAIGVVQAVKELGIDPATLAVVGFDSGKAQMDAIRDGLMVGAITQNPVGIGYETVKAAVEAIDGKDLPKTIDTGFYWYDSTNIDDDEIQAVLYE; encoded by the coding sequence ATGTTCAAGAAGCGCATGGTCGGCGCCGTCGTCGGCGCGGCCATCACGGCACTCGTGCTCGCAGGATGCGCGAGCGACGGGGGCGACAGCGGATCCGGATCAGACGGCGGCAGCGGCGACAAGCCCTACGTCGCCCTCGTCTCGAAGGGGTTCCAGCACCAGTTCTGGCAGGCCGTCAAGGCCGGCGCCGAGCAGGCGGCAGACGAGTTCGACGTGGAGATCACGTTCGAGGGTCCCGACACCGAAGCCGACGTCGACCAGCAGATCCAGATGCTGCAGACCGCCCTCGACAAGAGCCCGGCCGCCATCGGATTCGCCGCGCTCGACAGCCAGGCCGCCGGCCCGCTGCTGCAGCAGGCGAAGGACTCGAACATCCCCGTGATCGCGTTCGACTCCGGCGTCGACAGCGACATCCCGCTGACCACGGCCGCGACCGACAACCTCGCCGCTGCAGCCGAGGCCGCGAAGCACATGGCCGAGGCCGTCGACCACAAGGGCAAGGTCGCCCTGGTCGTGCACGACCAGACGTCGGTCACGGGCCAGGAGCGCCGCGACGGTTTCGTGCAGTACATGGAGGACAACGAGCCCGACATCGAGATCGTCGACATCCAGTACGGCGGCGGCGACCAGGCCAAGTCGGCCGACCTCGCCAAGGCGATCATCGCCGCGAACCCCGACCTCGCCGGCATCTACGGCTCGAACGAGGGATCGGCGATCGGTGTCGTCCAGGCCGTGAAGGAGCTCGGCATCGACCCCGCGACCCTCGCGGTCGTCGGCTTCGACTCCGGCAAGGCCCAGATGGACGCGATCCGCGATGGCCTCATGGTCGGCGCGATCACGCAGAACCCCGTCGGCATCGGCTACGAGACCGTCAAGGCCGCCGTCGAGGCGATCGACGGCAAGGACCTTCCGAAGACCATCGACACGGGCTTCTACTGGTACGACTCGACGAACATCGACGACGACGAGATCCAGGCCGTCCTGTACGAGTAG
- a CDS encoding ABC transporter permease — protein sequence MTSPTVTPPKSDRSPSTTAFASIDKGAPRFARLRGSLQQVLAFASLILIVLVFSLASPHFFTTNNLVSILTAATVTGILALGTTFVIITGGIDLSIGTGMVLSGVMAGVFLTYLGWPLWAGVLATILFGGLIGLVNGVNVSVLGIPPFIATLGMMLICAGLSLVISGTKPIYFSETPDFQSIMNLSIIPGIRFPMGVAIFIVMIVVAAVLLSKTILGRYTFSIGSNEAATALSGVNVRRWKIIIYTLAGLFVGLAGVLSASRLSSAQPTGGMGLELEAIAAVVIGGTSLQGGKGSIVGTVIGALIMAVLTNGLRIISVPQEWQSVAVGIVILVAVYLDMLRRRRA from the coding sequence ATGACCAGCCCCACCGTGACGCCGCCGAAGTCGGATCGGTCCCCCTCCACCACCGCGTTCGCGTCGATCGACAAGGGCGCCCCCCGATTCGCGCGCCTGCGCGGGTCGCTGCAGCAGGTGCTCGCGTTCGCCAGCCTCATCCTCATCGTGCTCGTCTTCTCGCTCGCGAGCCCGCACTTCTTCACGACGAACAACCTGGTGTCGATCCTCACTGCGGCGACCGTGACCGGCATCCTCGCGCTCGGAACGACGTTCGTCATCATCACGGGCGGCATCGACCTCTCGATCGGCACCGGGATGGTGCTCTCGGGCGTGATGGCGGGCGTGTTCCTCACCTACCTCGGCTGGCCGCTCTGGGCGGGCGTGCTCGCGACGATCCTGTTCGGCGGGCTCATCGGGCTCGTGAACGGCGTGAACGTCTCGGTGCTCGGCATCCCGCCCTTCATCGCGACGCTCGGCATGATGCTCATCTGCGCCGGGCTCTCGCTCGTGATCTCGGGCACGAAGCCGATCTACTTCTCGGAGACGCCCGACTTCCAGTCGATCATGAACCTGTCGATCATCCCCGGAATCCGATTCCCGATGGGAGTGGCGATCTTCATCGTGATGATCGTGGTCGCCGCGGTGCTGCTCTCCAAGACGATCCTCGGCCGCTACACCTTCTCGATCGGCTCCAACGAGGCGGCGACGGCGCTCTCGGGGGTCAACGTGCGCCGGTGGAAGATCATCATCTACACCCTCGCCGGCCTGTTCGTCGGGCTCGCCGGCGTGCTGAGCGCCTCGCGACTCTCGTCGGCGCAGCCGACCGGCGGCATGGGCCTCGAGCTCGAGGCGATCGCCGCGGTCGTCATCGGCGGCACCTCGCTGCAGGGCGGCAAGGGGTCGATCGTCGGCACCGTCATCGGCGCGCTCATCATGGCCGTGCTGACCAACGGCCTGCGCATCATCTCGGTGCCGCAGGAGTGGCAGTCGGTCGCCGTCGGCATCGTGATCCTCGTCGCCGTGTACCTCGACATGCTGCGGCGTCGGCGGGCCTGA
- a CDS encoding sugar ABC transporter ATP-binding protein, with the protein MTAAETSVPLLDLRGVSKGFPGVQALDDVSLELHHGEVLALVGENGAGKSTLMKLLAGIYTPDAGTFRLDGEEIAIEGPKHAQELGISIIHQEFNLMPDLTVAQNIFIGREQRAAGFFLDERSLNRRARKLFEGLGLALDPSERVENLTVAKQQMVEIAKALSFEAKVLIMDEPTAALNDAEVDVLFELIGRFRRPDTGVIYISHRLEELNRISDRITVLRDGRNVGSRVTTETDQREVISLMVGREISGEQRPSVRAHDGAPVLAVAGLSTRSLLRDVSFEVHAGEILGFAGLMGAGRTEVARAIVGADARDSGEIRVHGRPVSIGNPAEASKHGIGYLSEDRKHLGVLLERSVRENIVLSALRDYTSALGFVSDARIEATGREYIDKLRIKTPSSAQLVQNLSGGNQQKVVIAKWLAKDCDVLIFDEPTRGIDVGAKEEIYALLKGLAEQGKAIIMISSELPEVLRLSDRIAVMAQGRLTAILDNADATQENLMDYATRFSSEGTIA; encoded by the coding sequence ATGACCGCGGCCGAGACATCCGTGCCCCTGCTCGACCTGCGCGGAGTGAGCAAGGGATTCCCCGGCGTGCAGGCGCTCGACGACGTGAGCCTCGAGCTGCACCACGGCGAAGTGCTCGCCCTCGTCGGCGAGAACGGCGCAGGCAAGTCCACCCTCATGAAGCTGCTCGCGGGCATCTACACGCCCGACGCCGGCACCTTCCGCCTGGACGGCGAGGAGATCGCGATCGAAGGGCCGAAGCACGCGCAGGAGCTCGGCATCTCGATCATCCACCAGGAGTTCAATCTCATGCCCGACCTCACGGTCGCGCAGAACATCTTCATCGGGCGCGAGCAGCGCGCCGCCGGGTTCTTCCTCGACGAGCGCAGCCTCAACCGCCGCGCGCGCAAGCTCTTCGAAGGGCTCGGGCTCGCGCTCGACCCGAGCGAGCGGGTCGAGAACCTCACGGTCGCCAAGCAGCAGATGGTCGAGATCGCCAAGGCCCTCTCGTTCGAGGCGAAGGTGCTCATCATGGACGAGCCGACCGCGGCGCTGAACGACGCCGAGGTCGACGTGCTCTTCGAACTCATCGGACGCTTCCGGCGTCCCGATACCGGGGTCATCTACATCTCGCACCGCCTGGAGGAGCTCAACCGCATCTCCGATCGCATCACGGTGCTCCGCGACGGTCGCAACGTCGGCAGCCGCGTGACGACCGAGACCGACCAGCGCGAGGTCATCTCGCTCATGGTCGGCCGTGAGATCTCCGGCGAGCAGCGGCCCTCGGTACGTGCCCACGACGGGGCCCCGGTGCTCGCCGTCGCGGGCCTCTCGACACGGTCGCTCCTGCGCGACGTGAGCTTCGAGGTGCACGCCGGCGAGATCCTCGGCTTCGCCGGGCTCATGGGCGCCGGCCGCACCGAGGTCGCCCGTGCGATCGTGGGCGCCGACGCGCGCGACTCCGGCGAGATCCGGGTGCACGGCCGGCCGGTCTCGATCGGCAATCCCGCCGAGGCGTCCAAGCACGGCATCGGCTACCTCTCCGAGGACCGCAAGCACCTCGGCGTGCTCCTCGAGCGCAGCGTGCGGGAGAACATCGTGCTCTCGGCACTGCGCGACTACACCTCGGCCCTCGGGTTCGTGAGCGACGCCCGCATCGAGGCCACCGGCCGCGAATACATCGACAAGCTCCGCATCAAGACGCCCTCGAGCGCGCAGCTCGTGCAGAACCTCTCCGGCGGCAACCAGCAGAAGGTCGTCATCGCCAAGTGGCTCGCGAAGGACTGCGACGTGCTCATCTTCGACGAGCCGACCCGTGGCATCGACGTGGGCGCGAAGGAGGAGATCTACGCACTGCTCAAGGGCCTCGCCGAGCAGGGCAAGGCCATCATCATGATCTCCTCCGAACTGCCCGAGGTGCTCCGCCTCTCCGACCGCATCGCCGTCATGGCCCAAGGGCGCCTCACGGCGATCCTCGACAATGCGGATGCCACGCAGGAGAACCTCATGGACTACGCAACCCGATTCTCGAGCGAAGGAACGATCGCATGA
- a CDS encoding enolase C-terminal domain-like protein, whose product MSTIVSVDTTDIRFPTSLHLDGSDAMNPDPDYSAAYLTVGTDAGDGLEGHAFVFTIGRGNDVQVAALDALRGHLIGQDAEALLDDMGATWRLLAHDSQLRWLGPEKGVMHMAIGAAIDALWDLKAKRAGMPLWQLLSRMTPEELVDVVDFRYLSDALTRDDALEILRAAEPGRAAREAELLAVGYPAYTTSPGWLGYSDEKLERLCREAVADGFPQIKLKVGSDLDDDRRRLAIARAAVGPEFPIAIDANQRWDVADAIAWVTALAEFDVAWIEEPTSPDDILGHAAIARGIAPIRVATGEHVANRVVFKQLLQAGGMAVMQIDATRVGGVNENIANLLLAAKFGVPVCPHAGGVGLCEAVQHLSMFDFVAVSGTMEGRMVEFVDHLHEHFVTPVVVERGRYLVPEAPGAGTEMHRASIEEYTWRGVRIGEVPV is encoded by the coding sequence ATGAGCACGATCGTCAGCGTTGACACCACGGACATCCGCTTTCCGACCTCCCTGCACCTCGACGGGTCGGACGCGATGAACCCCGATCCCGACTATTCCGCGGCCTATCTGACCGTCGGCACCGATGCGGGCGACGGTCTCGAGGGGCACGCCTTCGTGTTCACCATCGGCCGGGGCAACGACGTGCAGGTCGCAGCGCTCGATGCGCTCAGGGGCCACCTCATCGGACAGGACGCCGAGGCGCTCCTCGACGACATGGGCGCGACCTGGCGTCTGCTGGCCCACGACTCCCAGCTGCGCTGGCTCGGCCCCGAGAAGGGGGTCATGCACATGGCCATCGGCGCGGCCATCGACGCGCTCTGGGACCTCAAGGCCAAGCGCGCCGGCATGCCGCTCTGGCAGCTGCTCTCCCGCATGACGCCCGAGGAGCTGGTCGACGTGGTCGACTTCCGCTACCTCTCCGACGCGCTCACCCGCGACGACGCGCTCGAGATCCTCCGAGCCGCAGAGCCGGGGCGCGCCGCTCGCGAGGCCGAGCTGCTCGCCGTGGGCTACCCCGCCTACACGACGAGTCCCGGCTGGCTCGGGTACTCCGACGAGAAGCTCGAGCGGCTCTGCCGTGAAGCCGTCGCCGATGGCTTCCCGCAGATCAAGCTGAAGGTCGGCAGCGACCTCGACGACGACCGACGCCGCCTCGCGATCGCACGGGCGGCCGTGGGGCCGGAGTTCCCCATCGCCATCGACGCGAACCAGCGCTGGGACGTCGCCGACGCGATCGCCTGGGTCACCGCGCTCGCCGAGTTCGACGTCGCCTGGATCGAGGAGCCGACGAGCCCCGACGACATCCTGGGCCACGCCGCCATCGCGCGCGGCATCGCACCGATCCGGGTGGCGACGGGGGAGCATGTGGCGAACCGGGTGGTCTTCAAGCAGCTGCTGCAGGCCGGCGGCATGGCGGTCATGCAGATCGACGCGACCCGCGTCGGCGGGGTGAACGAGAACATCGCCAACCTGCTGCTCGCGGCGAAGTTCGGCGTGCCGGTCTGCCCGCACGCCGGCGGCGTCGGCTTGTGCGAGGCCGTGCAGCACCTCTCGATGTTCGACTTCGTCGCCGTCTCGGGCACGATGGAGGGCCGCATGGTCGAGTTCGTCGACCACCTGCACGAGCACTTCGTCACTCCGGTCGTCGTCGAGCGCGGGCGCTACCTCGTGCCCGAGGCCCCCGGGGCCGGCACCGAGATGCATCGCGCGTCCATCGAGGAGTACACCTGGCGCGGCGTGCGTATCGGCGAGGTGCCGGTATGA
- a CDS encoding fumarylacetoacetate hydrolase family protein — protein sequence MRFAHLRVEGQTTPRLAVVEGESAIFLDEVMRRAPRDLQDLIEQGPEGLARVRAAVGAAESTNRAEPAAETGATTGADAVADGPGALPRHPVADLRHSSAVLRPAQVIAIGANYAAHASELKLRSETAMTIFSLWPNSLTAHGATTTWPADLTDQVDYEAELGVIIGRSARGVHARDALDYVWGYTVVNDITARDIQFSEAQWSRCKSFDGFTPTGPVVVTADEIPDPQNLWLTTNLDGSIMQDASTAEMVRSVAEIISLLSRSATIPPGTLISTGSPGGAGYSRKPPVFLRDGSTVTVSVEGIGSLTTHCRVI from the coding sequence GTGAGATTTGCGCACCTCAGAGTCGAAGGCCAGACGACCCCCCGACTCGCGGTGGTGGAGGGCGAGTCCGCGATCTTCCTCGACGAGGTCATGAGGCGCGCCCCTCGCGACCTGCAGGACCTCATCGAACAGGGCCCTGAGGGCCTCGCCCGCGTGCGTGCCGCGGTCGGCGCCGCCGAGTCGACGAACCGCGCCGAGCCTGCCGCCGAGACCGGGGCGACGACCGGAGCCGACGCGGTCGCCGACGGTCCAGGCGCCCTGCCGCGGCATCCGGTCGCCGACCTGCGCCACTCCTCGGCCGTGCTCCGGCCCGCGCAGGTCATCGCCATCGGCGCGAACTACGCCGCCCACGCCTCGGAGCTGAAGCTGCGATCCGAGACGGCGATGACGATCTTCTCGCTCTGGCCGAACTCCCTGACCGCGCACGGCGCGACGACCACTTGGCCGGCCGACCTGACCGACCAGGTCGACTACGAGGCCGAACTCGGCGTCATCATCGGTCGCTCCGCGCGCGGCGTGCACGCGCGCGACGCCCTCGACTACGTCTGGGGCTACACCGTGGTCAACGACATCACGGCCCGCGACATCCAGTTCAGCGAGGCCCAGTGGTCGCGCTGCAAGTCGTTCGACGGCTTCACCCCGACCGGCCCCGTGGTCGTCACGGCCGACGAGATCCCCGACCCGCAGAACCTGTGGCTCACGACGAACCTCGACGGCAGCATCATGCAGGACGCCTCGACGGCCGAGATGGTGCGCAGCGTCGCCGAGATCATCTCGCTGCTCTCGCGCTCGGCGACCATTCCGCCCGGCACCCTCATCTCGACCGGCAGCCCGGGCGGCGCAGGCTACTCGCGCAAGCCGCCGGTCTTCCTGCGCGACGGCTCGACCGTCACGGTGAGCGTCGAGGGCATCGGGTCGCTCACGACGCACTGCCGCGTCATCTGA